TGCAGtaactattaattataaaactagtGCAATTGGTCTAAATATTAGActtaagaaatttataattttttataatattaaatttatttttatttataactaactCAAATTGAAATCATATATatggataattttatattcaatatcACTGTAGATATATTTTACTCTAAAATGTCTGTTCAGTGATTCGCAATCTTTAGTCACTTTGCTGAGGCACTTTTAAGTTTCATCTCCTAATTTTCTATGAATTTTGGTTTTGTTCGTGCATTTTGAGGTtatgaaattactttttctttccttgatTCGAAAGGTTATGAAGTTATTGTATTATCAATGaaaatacattattttttaaataaaattagatgaCAGTCCCTTTCTATTACCGAATTATTCTAAGTGTATTACGgtgttatataaatttataaataatttattaatataattaaatattatattagttaattatatatagtatttagttattaattaattaaatatataatttttatttattaaaaatttatatctattttaaaatttaatcaatattacttgataattataaaattcatctatataattttaacttagataaataattagagattacatataaattcatatcttagtaaaaaaagtataaaataaataaaatatttaaactaatatCGATAAGCTATAATAAAAGGGTTTATGGTACTAATCTTCATGCGTGCATGCACCTAACTATTAATGCCAATAACCAaacaattaacaaaaattacaGTGGCTGCTGAAGTCAATTATGCCCGCTTAGCAAAAAGTTATGCTCGTTTACTAGatttatgcaaaaataaataaattaataattataacaattaATGTAAAGGTTCCTTTAGGTAAatagtattataataattaattaaatgttaattgataaaaattaaagtcatATAGTATCTCAGAAATATTTTGACTTATTACATCCATCACTACTCATGCGAGAAGTCAacagtaaattaataaatcagtCATCTGCAATGCCCTGTAATTAGTTTAGGTTAATTGATCTCATCATTAAGATTAAAGTGACACTTAATTAAGGACattcatgtatatatatatatatatatatatgggctAAGGAATTACCAGGAACTTTCTCAGGAGAGGCATAGGAAGTCAAGACTGTGCAAGTGGTCCATAAATTGGACATCTTTCAAGTATTTTGTTCCACTTTTGTTTGACCGTGTCTGTGGATATGTCTTATAAATCATATTTCTTCATATCATATGAGTTGATTTGtcaatacatatattttacatGTTTTTGGTTCGTAGCAAGagaataaaatctttatagaaaaaaaaattagaaaaaaagaaagaaaaaagaagtgaattctcaaaagaaagaaaaagatgaattaAACAATAGATTTTCAGAGTACATTACGAAGctcaatcaaatctcaaaccaaaaactaaaagttaaacaaaagaaaccgTTCTTGACCTTGTCCACTTGTATTTGGTAAAGAATAATCAATTTTGACTGTTATAACAGTAAAAGtgatgtatgtatgtatgtaacTAATATATGTCATCATATCTCAGCAAATGCAACAGTCTTCTTGCCATCATGAGCCTTCCTGAAGAAATGCTTGACATAATCTGAGTAGAGAAAGTTCTTATATTTCGGTTTCTCTCCGGTTGCAAGAATTTCAGGCAATGGACCTATCACATCACTTGGCTTTGGATTAACGAAAATTGGGATAGAAATCCTGTTCTTACTTCCGCTGGCAATCACACAATGCTCCACACTCTTGTATCGTCCATTGCTCAGTATTTGTAATGCGTCTCCCACATTTATCACTAGCGATCCTTCAACTGGCGGCACATGAACCCATCCATCTTCTTCTCCCTTTCCTTCGTTCACTCGCACGTAAAGCCCTCCGATTTCGTCTTGGAGGAGAAATGTGAGTGAGGAGACATCCGAGTGACGCCCAACCCCAAGTGTTAGTTGAGGGTTTGGACATCTTGGGTAGTAGTTAAGATTAATCCTCTTTGATCCCATTAGCAGAGATTCTTTAGTTTCGTCTATTTCCTTCACGTTCAATCTCTCCATTAGTGCTGTCATTAGCTTTCTGCAAAGAACTTCGGATCTCTTCATGTATTCCAGGCATTCATCcctataagaaagaaagaactgTTAGTCATAGAACCAAAAGGGCATCTTCAGCACACGAAACTGTTATTGATAGAATTATGTTTAAATCGAAATTGAGTCTAGTAATTGTTATTACTTGCAAGCAGAAGGCCACAATGCAGAAGCCTCATCCTCGGAGACATAAAAGAGACTAAGATAATCCTTCCATTCAAGAGCTTTCTCTGCATCAGGACTGAAGCTGGTGCCAAATCGAACATTGTTGGTAGAAGAATGCTCCTTGGAGAATTTCCTCTTCTCCTCTGCTGGTAACCCAAAGAAACGATGAGTTGCATCCTTAACACCATCAAGAACTTCTACAGGAACATCATGATTAACAAGCTGAAAGAACCCAAACTTCTCCGCAGCATCACAGATTGATTCTGCAATTTCTGGGTCACTATCAAAGTTAGACATATCAATAACAGGTATGGAATCTTGTGGGATGATATTGATCAAAGCTTCTTGAGGCTGGATATATTGTCTAGGAAGGCTTTTTAGGCCTAAATTAGAAAGACCCTTTACTCCATTTCCTTTGTTTATGACAAAATCATTCAGATCAAAGGAGGAAACGGGGGTCGGTTCTGCAAGTGTTGGAGCCATTACTTGAGAGCTATGCAAGTGTAAGAAGCAAGAACTGGTCTTGAAAGTAGAAAGTTTGTTTAATTGGAAGAGAGTGGAGAAATATCAGATGTGGTGGCATCAACTAATTATCCAATGCTATTTATAGGCTCATTCTCTCGGATTAAAAAACACATATAAATACCTTTACCaactgcttttcttttttatttattaatctgattaaaagaaattctcaCCAACCCAATACCATCGTTGCCAGTTTCGTGCCTTCTTCAACCCTGTTTCAGACGACAATGGTTGACTAGTCTTAGGCTACATATATGCTGAatccaatttaaaatattgaggtagtttttttactaattgatAATTGAGTTTattgtgcaattttttttttatttaaaagttaaatttgaaAGTCAATGAGCTAAATCTCATTGGtactcttttcttctttatagtGAAATACAATTGAACTCTCCAAATCAACACCATAATAACAAATAACttgtgatattttataaaattatatgaacccaatttagttttataggcataattttatatttcagttataaatattaaaataataatgaataaatcaCTTCTATTAGAAAATCATTTATCAAACTGTTCGGATCTTAAACTGTATACTTGATGAGAGTATCTTTGTAAGCTATAATATGAACAGGagttgataaattaaaaagagaaatatatgAGTGAATGATTGCTGATTTAATATTcttgcatttatttactttttattgaaaatgaaacttatcatttttattgacgcgcaattattaaatatatgaaaataaaattgtatgaTAAAAACTTGCTAAcaatttagatatatatataattctttataaatttattatatataatttaattaaaataataacaacagtcatataatatataaaatttttgaataaataatttaatatattaccacaatactaatttaataaaaaaaattgtgctacgatatttctcaatatgctATAACTATGTCTTACAATGTCTGTCTATGctaatttttgttattgtttttttttttaataaagggataaaagaatttagaaaactttactgaaattaaaaaaaaaattatatatatatatatatacatacctCAATATATGAGTGCAAAATCCTACAGACATGAATAtcttaattttgattaaattgtCCTTACAACTTGCATtcttacaaatatttttttcttgtttttctaaGGACTCttaaataaagtgaaaaagaaaaatcaatcaaattcATCAGCATAGATCAATCATTTTtgtcaaagaaaatattaacatGTTTCTTTTGATTTGATGCCGGTAATATAAatcacacaaaaaaaaaaaaaaaaaaaaaaaaacagaattGACTAAGCCTCTATTTAAATGCTAAATTTCTTTGACTGAATTGCTTTCAAGTACTCAACTTGAACTTTTAAGCACGCCACACCAATTCCTCATCATTGACTATCAACTTCTGAAACAATAACACTGAATTACTCTCtgagttaattaattttacgaacaatttttactgttttatctttcaactttaaataaaaatgatcaacttgaaataataaattattgtcCCTCATGGTTCaattgtgttttcttttttttcagaaaACCTATTCTTTTGGCAACTAGTGGTAGTAATTCTGTCGAGCGAAATTATACGGACTTTATTCTACTGCAGAATATTCGTAGAATCATAGTTAGTTTGAAATGGATTTTCTAAGTTCACAGTATTGATGTCGAAGTTAGAAGAGAGACCCAATCAAAGCGAGACTTTGGATGCTCATAAAGAAATTTCTTCATGCTTCCACCCTTAGtgtttttaaagaaaacaattagGTGGGTAAGAATTATATGTTTGTTTGAACTATAGAATTCTAAAGAGATGACAAGTTTTGTTAGTTGTGAATGAACTTGAAACTTTCAAATACTTTATATAGTCTATGGTGTATccaaattgaaattgaaaaaggaaattacCTAACTTTTATTCCTTCTCTCTGGTGATCATTAATTTGTATCTCCAATAAAAATACTCAAGAAtaaattgtcaaaataaatattcaaaagaTCATATGtattgtattatattatattgacCACTTGCATGTGGCGACTTATATACAATAGCATCTACTAAAGGCAGCAATTTCTAAAACCCTTcgtaattaattagttaattaaaaaatggtAATGATTGTAAATAAATTAGCTAAAGAACAACTGATAAGTactgaatatgataaaatattctGAAACTTAATTTACTTTCTcataaaatcatttaaaacatattaaaGATATTGGCATtataaagagaagaagaagaagaagggaacAGCATGAtatctaattataatatttgacaaaaataaatcatcatTTAAGTCCCTAAACTCTACATCTGAGATGATACATTGTTCATGCCAGTAGTCTCCTTTTTCTCCCTCTAaatgtcaaattgtaaaattgtCTTCTATCATTTTAAGAATGTGTTTATCGTGCATgcagattttattaatttttttttagaatttgatagattgatatttgtatatatatatatttagattaatGGATgaagtttaaataaatttttttataaaattcataaatttaacttaaatttattgtttggtaaataaaaaaatggtctATATCTATAGATTTTGATCCtctaaaatttcttatttttaaggattttaattttgtacGTAGGAGGTgagaaaattcaaaatctatcattttaaaagaatgataaattgttttaatatttttttctataataatattgttcctaataaatttattttatcctaaaattatcattaattttaaataaaaatttattatttttatgtttaatccaaacaataaaattttaaaaatttaaagattttaaatccaTAAATTCATGGATTTCAAAATCTCTTCACCCAAAAGATACCTTAGTAATTTTTGTCATTCAAAAATTGTCATTTTTGTATACACCAAGCCtttaactaatataattaaccATGCATGTGTCTTTCAGTTTCTTAATTTCGTTTCTTGCTTCTCTAGATTTTTGCTTTCTTGGCGACTAGACATTTCTCTTACAAAGCCAGACGGCTAGATTCTTTGACAGGGAGGAAAAATGAACATACAatgaaatttcatttaaaaaaaaaaacaactcaAATGAAAATTGAATGCTAGATAAGTTTCTtgatttattcaattaaatgaagaaatttgTTATTACAGCATTAATATATTGACATATGCTTATAgggattttattattatcatatctCAGCAAATGCAACAGTCTTCTTGCCATCATGAGCCTTCCTGAAGAAATGCTTGACATAATCTGAGTAGAGAAAGTTCTTATATTTCGGTTTCTCTCCGGTTGCAAGAATTTCAGGCAATGGACCTATCACATCACTTGGCTTTGGATTAACGAAAATTGGGATAGAAATCCTGTTCTTACTTCCGCTGGCAATCACACAATGCTCCACACTCTTGTATCGTCCATTGCTCAGTATTTGTAATGCGTCTCCCACATTTATCACTAGCGATCCTTCAACTGGCGGCACATGAACCCATCCATCTTCTTCTCCCTTTCCTTCGTTCACTCGCACGTAAAGCCCTCCGATTTCGTCTTGGAGGAGAAATGTGAGTGAGGAGACATCCGAGTGACGCCCAACCCCAATTGTTAGTTGAGGGTTTGGACATCTTGGGTAGTAGTTAAGATTAATCCTCTTTGATCCCATTAGCAGAGATTCTTTAGTTTCGTCTATTTCCTTCACGTTCAATCTCTCCATCAGTGATGTCATTAGCTTTCTGCAAAGAACTTCGGATCTCTTAATGTATTCCAGGCATTCATCcctataagaaagaaagaactgTAAGTCATAGAACCAAAATGGCATCTTCAGCACACGAAACTGTTATTGATAGAGTTATATTTAAAGCAAAGTTGAGTctagtaatttttattacttgCAAGCAGAAGGCCACAATGCAGAAGCCTCATCCTCGGAGACATAAAAGAGACTAAGATAATCCTTCCATTCAAGAGCTTTCTCTGAATCAGGACTGAAGCTGGTGCCAAATCGAACATTGTTGGTAGAAGAAAGCTCCTTGGAGAATTTCCTCTTCTCCTCTGCTGGTAACCCAAAGAAACGATGAGTTGCATCCTTAACACCATCAAGAACCTCGAGAGGAACACCGTGATTAACAAGCTGAAAGAAACCAAACTGCTCAGCAGCATCACAGATTGATTCTGCAATTTTTGGGTCATTATCAAAGTTAGACATATCAATAACAGGTATGGAATCTTGCGGGATGATGTTGATCAAAGCCTCTTGGGGTTGGATATATTGTCGAGGAAGGCTTTTTAGGCCTAAATCAGAAAGACCCTTTACTCCATTTCCTTTGTTTATGACAAAATCATTCAGATCAAAGGAGGAATGAGGGGCTGATTCTGCAAGTGTTGGAGCCATTGATTAATTTCTTGGGATGTATTATAGGGTGGAGAAAATGGCTTCGTTAGAAGAGAGTGGAAAGGATTgaggttatatttatatgcaGGAGTCATAGGTTATATAAGGAGTTATGCGactgcttttttcttttttaattatttcttagcTATGGTCCttttcaaattgataatttttccTCACCACCTACAGGTTCttgttcatttatttgatGCTTGACCACCTCTACCACCAACTCAACTCAATTTGACtcaatataattcaattatagTTTAATTCTGAGTTAATTTAGTGGtttatataaaacaaatttcataCTGTGACTCAAATTTATATCAGGTGGCAATAGTCTAACCTTTGTCTTTAAgtaacaactcaaaatttttCAGAAGTTCATTAATGTATGATATGATCAGGATAATTACTGTTGTTAAGCTTTTCTTAGTCTAATATCATTATGTTGGCcccaaaaattaaatatcattaatgGTCAGAGAGATACGGCTACTAGTTTCTTAGTTAAATATCAATATGGCTGCTCCAAAAGTTAATCACAAATCCTCAAAGATTAAGCTCATGATTCACACTTCTTCACCAAACATAGTCCCTTTTTCATAGGTTGAGCACGCCGCAATGAGATTTCAAACTACATCACAAACTCCAAAAACTATTTCGATTtaataattgtttttatttttttaattagaaaatattccTCTATAACATTTGAGTTAAATTTCAtctgtaaatttatttttatttgattttacttATATGATATGATATTGACATAGATTTCATTCTAAGGTGTGGCATTAATATTCTCTTAATCTAAAATTCttacataataaaaagaagtttaataAACCTTTTATTAGATGGCAaagtatatattgatttattaaatcaattaattaacatattacTATTATGATTACTATATTCAGTTAGGAA
The nucleotide sequence above comes from Ricinus communis isolate WT05 ecotype wild-type chromosome 6, ASM1957865v1, whole genome shotgun sequence. Encoded proteins:
- the LOC8282976 gene encoding feruloyl CoA ortho-hydroxylase F6H1-3 isoform X2, whose amino-acid sequence is MAPTLAESAPHSSFDLNDFVINKGNGVKGLSDLGLKSLPRQYIQPQEALINIIPQDSIPVIDMSNFDNDPKIAESICDAAEQFGFFQLVNHGVPLEVLDGVKDATHRFFGLPAEEKRKFSKELSSTNNVRFGTSFSPDSEKALEWKDYLSLFYVSEDEASALWPSACKDECLEYIKRSEVLCRKLMTSLMERLNVKEIDETKESLLMGSKRINLNYYPRCPNPQLTIGVGRHSDVSSLTFLLQDEIGGLYVRVNEGKGEEDGWVHVPPVEGSLVINVGDALQILSNGRYKSVEHCVIASGSKNRISIPIFVNPKPSDVIGPLPEILATGEKPKYKNFLYSDYVKHFFRKAHDGKKTVAFAEI
- the LOC8282976 gene encoding feruloyl CoA ortho-hydroxylase F6H1-3 isoform X1 produces the protein MAPTLAESAPHSSFDLNDFVINKGNGVKGLSDLGLKSLPRQYIQPQEALINIIPQDSIPVIDMSNFDNDPKIAESICDAAEQFGFFQLVNHGVPLEVLDGVKDATHRFFGLPAEEKRKFSKELSSTNNVRFGTSFSPDSEKALEWKDYLSLFYVSEDEASALWPSACKDECLEYIKRSEVLCRKLMTSLMERLNVKEIDETKESLLMGSKRINLNYYPRCPNPQLTIGVGRHSDVSSLTFLLQDEIGGLYVRVNEGKGEEDGWVHVPPVEGSLVINVGDALQILSNGRYKSVEHCVIASGSKNRISIPIFVNPKPSDVIGPLPEILATGEKPKYKNFLYSDYVKHFFRKAHDGKKTVAFAEI
- the LOC8282977 gene encoding feruloyl CoA ortho-hydroxylase F6H1-3 yields the protein MAPTLAEPTPVSSFDLNDFVINKGNGVKGLSNLGLKSLPRQYIQPQEALINIIPQDSIPVIDMSNFDSDPEIAESICDAAEKFGFFQLVNHDVPVEVLDGVKDATHRFFGLPAEEKRKFSKEHSSTNNVRFGTSFSPDAEKALEWKDYLSLFYVSEDEASALWPSACKDECLEYMKRSEVLCRKLMTALMERLNVKEIDETKESLLMGSKRINLNYYPRCPNPQLTLGVGRHSDVSSLTFLLQDEIGGLYVRVNEGKGEEDGWVHVPPVEGSLVINVGDALQILSNGRYKSVEHCVIASGSKNRISIPIFVNPKPSDVIGPLPEILATGEKPKYKNFLYSDYVKHFFRKAHDGKKTVAFAEI